The following proteins are encoded in a genomic region of Ostrea edulis chromosome 7, xbOstEdul1.1, whole genome shotgun sequence:
- the LOC125654992 gene encoding probable imidazolonepropionase, with translation MGAYKLLVKGAKQIVTIRNDSDIRVLRGKEMQHVDIIEAEDGDGTCILVDSYGKIEFVGLDSERVARYPSSDDDVDRVIEADGKCIVPGLVDAHTHPVWAGDRVHEFAMKLAGASYMEVHEAGGGIHFTVEHTRKASQDELYVSLNKRLYDMMSTGTTCIECKSGYGLDTESEVKMLKVIETAKREHPLTISSTFCGAHAIPKGSTPVKATEDVIDKQLPTITGLMKDGQLHVDNIDVFCEKGVFDLQQSRAILMAGKAAGMNINFHGDELHPLNGAKMGAELGALAISHLEEISDEGITAMATSGSVGVVLPTTAYILRLKPPPVRKMIEAGMAVALGSDFNPNAYCFAMPTVMHLACVLLRMSMPESLVAATLNAAAALDLSKDYGTLSRGKYADMVIFDAPRWEHLIYQFGCHDKIIEYVIKKGDVAHTKFEWCG, from the exons ATGGGGGCTTATAAACTGCTGGTAAAAGGAGCCAAGCAGATTGTCACCATCCGCAATGACAGCGACATACGGGTTCTTCGAGGGAAGGAAATGCAACATGTGGATATCATAGAAGCGGAAGACGGAGATGGAACTTGTATTTTGGTGGACAG CTATGGTAAAATAGAATTTGTTGGCTTGGACTCGGAGCGAGTAGCTCGGTATCCTAGTAGTGACGATGACGTAGACCGAGTGATCGAGGCCGATGGGAAATGCATTGTTCCCGGACTTGTTGACGCCCACACACACCCAGTATGGGCCGGGGACCGCGTTCACGAGTTTGCTATGAAG TTAGCTGGTGCGTCCTATATGGAAGTCCATGAAGCCGGTGGTGGTATTCACTTCACTGTAGAACATACACGAAAAGCTTCTCAAGATGAATTGTATGTCAGTCTCAACAAACGTTTGTACGACATGATGTCCACGGGAACCACGTGCATAGAGTGTAAGAGTGGATACGGACTCGACACAGAATCCGAAGTGAAAATGCTGAAGGTCATTGAAACTGCAAAACGGGAACATCCGCTTACGATATCGTCAACATTTTGTGGCGCACACGCCATTCCAAA aGGATCGACACCTGTAAAAGCCACAGAAGATGTAATAGATAAGCAACTTCCGACAATTACAGGCCTAATGAAAGATGGACAACTTCACGTAGATAACATAGACGTGTTTTGTGAGAAGGGCGTGTTCGATCTACAACAGTCACGTGCGATTTTGATGGCAGGGAAGGCGGCTGGGATGAATATCAATTTCCACGGTGATGAGTTACATCCTCTGAATGGAGCCAAG ATGGGTGCAGAGTTAGGGGCTCTTGCCATCAGCCATTTGGAGGAGATTTCAGATGAGGGGATAACCGCCATGGCTACGTCTGGCTCGGTGGGCGTGGTCCTCCCTACCACGGCCTATATTCTTAGACTGAAACCCCCACCAGTTAGGAAAATGATCGAGGCAGGGATGGCAGTGGCACTGGGCTCTGATTTCAACCCCAACGCTTACTGCTTCGCCATG CCGACAGTGATGCATTTGGCCTGCGTGCTGCTGAGGATGTCAATGCCGGAATCTCTCGTTGCCGCCACCCTTAATGCTGCAGCCGCCCTTGATTTATCTAAGGATTACGGAACGTTGTCACGCGGGAAATACGCCGATATGGTTATATTTGACGCACCAAG ATGGGAGCATTTGATCTATCAATTTGGATGTCACGACAAAATCATCGAATACGTCATCAAAAAGGGAGACGTTGCCCATACAAAATTTGAGTGGTGTGGCtaa